A window of the Streptomyces sp. NBC_01351 genome harbors these coding sequences:
- a CDS encoding tetratricopeptide repeat protein, protein MERMDIVEEAQQPAPPVTFTGRKTLVAAAVAVVLIAGALLIRPARAGDDARPPGPTERAASAVGMGAPVAAVDLTALVSDREKWLAKHADDEASWAVLGAAYLEQARRTADSGWYPKAEKALKRSLELRPAEKGNFDAMTGMGGLANARRDFGTAKKWGELVRAQAPQRWTAYPVLVDAYSGLGDYKGAQTAMERLLELRPGLAAYVRASQVYRDRGWREDAAVAMEQAAAAAKAPAEKAYALFRLGELSWERGETEAALGYYEGALRADPAQAQALGGRARALAALGRGGEAVRDYRLALGRAPVPQVARELGELLESLGRGEEARAAYDMLNGLAARDGTNGVDDDVVLGLYEADHGDPAAAVRRLSEEWTRHKSVQVADALGWALYKAGAAEEALEYAKKATETGLRNAEFAYHRAMIERGLGDDAATRRYLQEALRTNPSFSPLRSPLAKEALSAIAEPPAGGPENLLPTKPWVAPDLPKPVAKPKPASQPKPKPSPSPSPSTR, encoded by the coding sequence ATGGAGCGTATGGACATCGTCGAGGAAGCACAGCAGCCCGCGCCGCCCGTGACCTTCACCGGTCGCAAGACGCTCGTGGCGGCCGCGGTCGCGGTGGTCCTGATCGCCGGAGCCCTGCTGATCAGGCCGGCCCGGGCAGGTGACGACGCGCGCCCGCCGGGGCCGACCGAGCGGGCCGCTTCGGCGGTCGGCATGGGCGCGCCCGTGGCGGCGGTGGACCTGACGGCGCTGGTTTCGGACCGGGAGAAGTGGCTCGCTAAGCACGCGGACGACGAGGCTTCGTGGGCGGTGCTGGGCGCGGCCTACCTGGAGCAGGCGCGGCGCACTGCCGACTCCGGCTGGTACCCGAAGGCGGAGAAGGCGCTGAAGCGGTCGCTGGAGCTCCGCCCGGCCGAGAAGGGCAACTTCGACGCGATGACGGGCATGGGCGGGCTGGCCAATGCCCGCCGGGACTTCGGGACCGCGAAGAAGTGGGGCGAGCTCGTACGGGCGCAGGCGCCGCAGCGGTGGACGGCGTACCCGGTGCTCGTGGACGCGTACTCGGGGCTCGGCGACTACAAGGGTGCGCAGACGGCGATGGAGCGGCTGCTGGAGCTGCGGCCGGGCCTGGCGGCGTACGTGCGGGCCTCGCAGGTGTACCGGGACCGCGGCTGGCGCGAGGACGCGGCGGTGGCGATGGAGCAGGCGGCGGCCGCGGCGAAGGCGCCGGCGGAGAAGGCGTACGCGCTGTTCCGGCTCGGGGAGCTGTCCTGGGAGCGGGGCGAGACGGAGGCGGCGCTGGGCTACTACGAGGGCGCCCTGCGGGCCGACCCGGCGCAGGCCCAGGCACTGGGCGGCCGGGCCCGGGCGCTGGCCGCGCTGGGCCGGGGCGGCGAGGCGGTCCGGGACTACCGGCTGGCGCTGGGGCGGGCCCCGGTGCCGCAGGTGGCGCGGGAACTGGGCGAGCTCCTGGAGTCCCTGGGGCGCGGGGAGGAGGCGCGGGCGGCGTACGACATGCTGAACGGGCTGGCGGCCCGGGACGGCACGAACGGGGTCGACGACGACGTGGTGCTGGGCCTGTACGAGGCGGACCACGGCGATCCGGCGGCGGCGGTGCGGCGGCTCTCGGAGGAGTGGACGCGGCACAAGAGCGTGCAGGTCGCGGACGCGCTGGGGTGGGCGCTGTACAAGGCGGGCGCGGCGGAGGAGGCGCTGGAGTACGCGAAGAAGGCGACGGAGACGGGGCTGCGGAACGCGGAGTTCGCGTACCACCGGGCGATGATCGAGCGCGGCCTCGGCGACGACGCGGCGACCCGCCGCTACTTGCAGGAGGCCCTGCGGACCAACCCGAGCTTCTCGCCGCTGCGCAGTCCCCTGGCGAAGGAGGCCCTGTCGGCGATCGCCGAGCCGCCGGCGGGGGGCCCGGAGAACCTCCTCCCGACCAAGCCGTGGGTCGCCCCGGACCTCCCGAAGCCGGTGGCGAAGCCGAAGCCGGCGTCCCAGCCGAAGCCGAAGCCGTCCCCGTCCCCGTCCCCGTCCACCCGCTGA
- a CDS encoding FAD-binding oxidoreductase, whose product MDAALSARLLDGLPAEALLTDPQVTTSYATDMASFCAAGAPAAVVLPRTVEQVQHVMRTATALRIPVVPQGARTGLSGAANASDGCIVLSLTKMDRILEISPVDRIAVVEPGVVNAVLSRTVAEQGLYYPPDPSSWEQCTIGGNIGTASGGLCCVKYGVTAEYVLGLDVVLADGRLLRTGRRTAKGVAGYDLTRLFVGSEGTLGIVVGAVLALRPAPPRQLALAAEFPSVAAACEAVCAVMEAGLTPSLLELMDRTTVRAVNALGKMGLPEATEALLLAAFDTPHAPEDLATVGDLCTAAGATAVVPAEDQAESELLLQARRMAFPGLEALRPATMIDDVCVPRSRLAEMLDGTAAIARAHDLLIGVCAHAGDGNTHPIVCFDPADEDETRRARESFGEIMALGLSLGGTITGEHGVGVLKKEWLARELGPVGLEMQRAVKQAFDPLGLLNPGKLF is encoded by the coding sequence ATGGACGCCGCTCTCTCCGCACGCCTGCTGGACGGACTCCCCGCCGAGGCGCTGCTCACCGACCCCCAGGTGACCACCTCCTACGCCACCGACATGGCGAGCTTCTGCGCCGCCGGCGCCCCCGCCGCCGTCGTCCTGCCCCGGACCGTGGAGCAGGTCCAGCACGTCATGCGCACCGCCACCGCCCTACGGATCCCCGTCGTCCCGCAGGGCGCCCGTACGGGCCTCTCGGGCGCCGCGAACGCCTCCGACGGCTGCATCGTGCTGTCCCTGACCAAGATGGACCGGATCCTGGAGATCAGCCCCGTCGACCGGATCGCCGTGGTCGAACCGGGCGTGGTCAACGCCGTCCTCTCCCGCACCGTCGCCGAACAGGGCCTGTACTACCCGCCCGACCCCTCCAGTTGGGAGCAGTGCACCATCGGCGGCAACATCGGCACCGCGTCCGGCGGCCTGTGCTGCGTCAAGTACGGCGTCACCGCCGAATACGTGCTCGGCCTCGACGTCGTCCTCGCCGACGGCCGCCTCCTGCGCACCGGCCGCCGCACCGCCAAGGGGGTGGCCGGATACGACCTCACCCGCCTCTTCGTAGGCTCCGAGGGCACCCTCGGCATCGTCGTGGGAGCCGTCCTCGCCCTGCGCCCCGCCCCTCCCCGCCAACTCGCGCTCGCCGCGGAGTTCCCCTCCGTCGCCGCCGCCTGCGAGGCGGTCTGCGCCGTCATGGAGGCCGGTCTGACCCCCTCGCTCCTCGAACTGATGGACCGCACGACCGTCCGCGCCGTCAACGCGCTCGGCAAGATGGGCCTCCCGGAGGCCACCGAGGCCCTGCTCCTCGCCGCCTTCGACACCCCGCACGCCCCCGAGGACCTCGCCACCGTGGGAGACCTCTGCACGGCCGCCGGGGCCACCGCCGTCGTACCCGCCGAGGACCAGGCGGAGTCCGAACTGCTCCTCCAGGCACGCCGGATGGCCTTCCCCGGGCTGGAGGCGCTGCGGCCCGCCACGATGATCGACGACGTGTGCGTACCGCGCTCGCGGCTCGCCGAGATGCTGGACGGGACGGCCGCGATCGCCCGCGCGCACGACCTGCTCATCGGGGTCTGCGCGCACGCCGGCGACGGCAACACCCACCCGATCGTCTGCTTCGACCCCGCCGACGAGGACGAGACGCGGCGGGCCCGCGAGTCGTTCGGCGAGATCATGGCACTGGGCCTTTCCCTGGGCGGCACCATCACCGGCGAGCACGGTGTCGGAGTCCTCAAGAAGGAGTGGCTGGCCCGCGAACTCGGCCCTGTGGGGCTGGAGATGCAGCGGGCCGTGAAGCAGGCCTTCGACCCGCTGGGCCTGCTCAACCCGGGCAAGCTCTTCTGA
- a CDS encoding SsgA family sporulation/cell division regulator: MHHHPVIERELELKLVLSPERTVPVPARLLYLTDDPYAVHITFHTGSSTPVNWTFARELLVEGVFRPCGHGDVRIWPTKVDNKSVLCMALSSPDGDALLEAPAASVSAWLERTLRIVPPGTEVERLGLDDALAELLAPTPADELWLRDPWPSDESGDGDL, translated from the coding sequence ATGCACCACCACCCCGTCATCGAGCGCGAGCTGGAACTCAAGCTGGTCCTGTCACCCGAGCGCACCGTCCCCGTTCCCGCGCGGCTCCTCTACCTGACGGACGACCCGTACGCCGTGCACATCACCTTCCACACCGGCTCCAGCACCCCCGTCAACTGGACCTTCGCCCGCGAGTTGCTGGTTGAGGGGGTGTTCCGCCCGTGCGGCCACGGCGACGTGCGGATCTGGCCGACGAAGGTCGACAACAAGTCCGTGCTGTGCATGGCGCTCAGCTCGCCCGACGGGGACGCGCTGCTGGAGGCCCCCGCCGCTTCCGTGTCGGCCTGGCTGGAACGGACCCTGCGCATCGTCCCGCCCGGGACGGAGGTCGAGCGGCTGGGTCTGGACGACGCCCTGGCGGAGCTGCTCGCCCCGACCCCGGCCGACGAGCTGTGGCTGCGCGATCCGTGGCCCTCGGACGAGTCGGGGGACGGGGACCTGTGA
- a CDS encoding RDD family protein: protein MAREGYYPDPSIPGYVRYWNGLSWVPGTSRPAVRSDETGPVFLDEPAVWQADPVHQAGFGGPRDRRVSWGNDPDPARPGISLARPPEDDAEPPAPHSTPAEDSLRRGRVGGGASPQGAEHDPPRPTDPWERSTPEEPPRRTPGHGGTPPTPPSASTAWPDAAGAAVSGLTASWPEAEPPAEPRAPRARESWDEAPAEPRAPRAREPWDEPPAEPRAPRARESWDEAPAEPRPPRARESWDEPPAEPRAPRARESWDEAPAEPRAPRARESWDEAPAEPRAPRARESWDEPPAEPRPPRAREPWDEAPAEPRAPRAREPWDEPPAEPRPPRAREPWDEAPAEPRAPRAREPWDEAPAEPRPPRAREPWDEAPAEPRAPRARESWDEAPAEPRPPRAREPWDEAPRTASRQSAADSDARPEVWPPRAAGARPVLPRPAQETPPAREPRGAQPTRAEATRTPAAQSRAESARAVFERMAERAVRPAGLGRRAVARALDSLVFAAVAAATALPLVPAATAHVQAKVDTARASGRATTVWLLDATVAGQLGLVLGVVLLFGVLYEVLPTARWGRTPGKKLLGIRVLATATLRPPRFGAALRRWLVYAFLGLPGSLWCLVDRPRRQAWHDKAAKTYVSR from the coding sequence GTGGCCCGAGAGGGCTATTACCCCGATCCGTCCATCCCCGGGTACGTCCGCTACTGGAACGGACTGTCCTGGGTGCCGGGTACGAGTCGCCCCGCCGTGCGCTCCGACGAGACGGGGCCGGTGTTCCTGGACGAGCCCGCGGTGTGGCAGGCGGACCCGGTGCACCAGGCCGGCTTCGGCGGCCCGCGCGACCGCCGGGTGTCCTGGGGCAACGACCCGGACCCGGCCCGCCCGGGCATCTCCCTGGCGCGCCCCCCGGAGGACGACGCCGAGCCCCCCGCCCCGCACTCCACTCCGGCCGAAGACAGCCTCCGCCGGGGACGGGTGGGTGGCGGGGCGTCCCCGCAGGGCGCCGAACACGACCCCCCTCGGCCCACCGACCCCTGGGAACGGTCGACGCCCGAGGAGCCGCCCCGGCGCACGCCCGGCCACGGCGGAACCCCCCCGACCCCGCCCTCCGCGAGCACCGCGTGGCCCGACGCCGCCGGAGCCGCCGTCTCCGGCCTGACGGCCTCCTGGCCCGAGGCGGAACCCCCCGCGGAGCCCCGCGCGCCCCGCGCCCGGGAGTCCTGGGACGAGGCCCCTGCGGAGCCCCGCGCGCCCCGTGCGCGGGAGCCCTGGGACGAGCCGCCCGCGGAGCCCCGCGCGCCCCGTGCGCGGGAGTCCTGGGACGAGGCCCCTGCGGAGCCTCGCCCGCCCCGTGCGCGGGAGTCCTGGGACGAGCCGCCCGCGGAGCCCCGCGCGCCCCGTGCGCGGGAGTCCTGGGACGAGGCCCCTGCGGAGCCCCGCGCGCCCCGTGCGCGGGAGTCCTGGGACGAGGCCCCCGCGGAGCCCCGGGCCCCCCGTGCGCGGGAGTCCTGGGACGAGCCTCCGGCGGAGCCTCGCCCGCCCCGTGCCCGGGAGCCCTGGGACGAGGCCCCCGCGGAGCCCCGGGCCCCCCGTGCGCGGGAGCCCTGGGACGAGCCTCCGGCGGAGCCTCGCCCGCCCCGTGCCCGGGAGCCCTGGGACGAGGCCCCCGCGGAGCCCCGGGCCCCCCGTGCGCGGGAGCCCTGGGACGAGGCCCCCGCGGAGCCTCGCCCGCCCCGTGCCCGGGAGCCCTGGGACGAGGCCCCCGCGGAGCCCCGGGCCCCCCGTGCGCGGGAGTCCTGGGACGAGGCCCCCGCGGAGCCTCGCCCGCCCCGTGCCCGGGAGCCCTGGGACGAGGCCCCCCGTACCGCCTCGCGGCAGTCCGCCGCAGACAGCGACGCCCGCCCGGAGGTATGGCCGCCCCGCGCAGCCGGCGCCCGCCCCGTACTCCCGCGGCCCGCGCAGGAGACCCCGCCCGCCCGCGAGCCCCGCGGAGCCCAGCCGACCCGGGCGGAGGCCACCCGTACCCCCGCCGCCCAGTCAAGGGCGGAATCGGCGCGGGCCGTCTTCGAGCGGATGGCCGAACGGGCCGTACGCCCCGCCGGGCTCGGCCGGCGGGCCGTGGCCCGCGCCCTGGACTCCCTCGTGTTCGCGGCCGTCGCGGCGGCCACCGCCCTGCCCCTGGTCCCGGCCGCGACCGCCCACGTCCAGGCGAAGGTCGACACCGCCCGGGCGAGCGGCCGCGCCACCACGGTGTGGCTCCTCGACGCCACCGTCGCCGGCCAACTGGGCCTGGTCCTCGGGGTCGTCCTCCTCTTCGGGGTCCTCTACGAGGTCCTGCCCACCGCCCGCTGGGGCCGTACCCCCGGCAAGAAGCTCCTCGGCATCAGGGTGCTGGCCACCGCCACCCTGCGCCCGCCCCGCTTCGGCGCGGCCCTGCGCCGCTGGCTGGTGTACGCCTTCCTCGGCCTCCCCGGCAGCCTCTGGTGCCTCGTGGACCGCCCGCGCCGCCAGGCCTGGCACGACAAGGCGGCCAAGACGTACGTGTCCCGCTGA
- a CDS encoding RDD family protein, with product MSTDQPPPGEPPEDPFLKKPQEPTPPSGGSPYGSPPPGGGGFPPPPPPGGPGAGGGGGGGYPPPPPPYGGDPYGGGGGYGMPDPLAGMPPLADFGKRLAARIIDLLIVAVPLFLIQLAVGDRNRYTVETNKGEDVTEIITKSYSGTGLLMTLISIVAYVGYDWWFTKKNGQTFGKKAMGLRVAMLNDGSVPQSSAALTRSAVLWLPTLICCFCLWPLALIVSILADKPYKQGLHDKVGKTVVVQATT from the coding sequence ATGAGTACCGACCAGCCGCCGCCGGGCGAGCCGCCCGAGGACCCGTTCCTCAAGAAGCCCCAGGAACCGACGCCTCCGTCGGGCGGTTCGCCGTACGGCTCGCCGCCCCCCGGGGGCGGCGGCTTCCCGCCGCCCCCACCACCCGGAGGACCGGGCGCGGGCGGGGGCGGGGGCGGGGGATACCCGCCCCCGCCGCCCCCCTACGGCGGTGACCCGTACGGCGGGGGCGGCGGCTACGGCATGCCCGATCCGCTCGCCGGGATGCCCCCGCTCGCCGACTTCGGCAAGCGGCTCGCCGCGCGCATCATCGACCTGCTGATCGTCGCCGTCCCGCTGTTCCTCATCCAACTGGCCGTCGGCGACCGGAACCGCTACACGGTCGAGACGAACAAGGGCGAGGACGTCACCGAGATCATCACCAAGTCCTACAGCGGCACCGGCTTGCTGATGACCCTCATTTCGATCGTGGCCTACGTCGGCTACGACTGGTGGTTCACCAAGAAGAACGGCCAGACCTTCGGCAAGAAGGCGATGGGCCTGCGCGTCGCGATGCTCAACGACGGCAGCGTGCCGCAGTCCAGTGCGGCCCTGACCCGCTCCGCGGTGCTCTGGCTGCCGACGCTGATCTGTTGCTTCTGCCTGTGGCCGCTCGCACTGATCGTGTCGATCCTGGCCGACAAGCCGTACAAGCAGGGCCTGCACGACAAGGTCGGCAAGACCGTGGTGGTCCAGGCCACCACTTAA
- a CDS encoding immune inhibitor A domain-containing protein, protein MAACATSATFFTVTAAQAEDQAPAAPAADRQDPTAPSKVVEHNLQGPFSEQQAEQRKAALDQVLEGKKNVEQRGASKVVKLDDKKYVELGREKTDKIFTILVEFGDQVDSTTMFDPDGPGPKPAVPKYGGTPGPMHNTIAQPDRANNNSTAWRKDFNREYFQDLYFATGQGKDSLKTYFEKTSSGRYSVEGEVTDWVKVPYNEARYGSNYCGSSNCANVWDTVKDGVTAWVDAQKKAGKSDAEIKAKLAQYDLWDRYDFDGDGNFNEPDGYIDHFQIVHAGEDESAGGGVQGTTALWAHRWYAYGTAAGKTGPENNKAGGTQIGDSGIWVGDYTMQPENGGLGVFAHEYGHDLGLPDLYDTSGGGENSVGFWSLMSAGSWLGTGKDSIGDLPGDMTAWDKLQLGWLNYDKAKAATKSTHKLGVSEYNTKDKQALVVELPKKQVTTDVVAPAEGSAQWWSNMGDDLKNTLTRSVDLTGKKSAALSLKGWWDIEADYDYLYTEVSTDGGATWTALAGTADGTALPVDASGSPSLTGASESWKNLNFPLDAYAGKKVDLRFRYQTDGGAGGKGFTGDAMTITADGAPLFTDGAENGDNGWTGKGFSRIGAGFTKEYAQYYLAENRRYVSYDKTLQVGPYNFGFANTRPNWVEHYAYQDGLLIWQWDTSQKDNNTSEHPGQGLILPIDANPKPMKWADGTLLRNKIQPYDATFSAYKTDAITLHKNGEELFLKPKAAQLVFDDRKGKYWYDENPTGSVKVTDTNTKIKILKETYDGLVMTVEVGPSSK, encoded by the coding sequence ATGGCAGCTTGTGCGACGAGCGCCACCTTCTTCACCGTCACCGCGGCCCAGGCCGAGGATCAGGCCCCCGCGGCCCCGGCGGCCGACCGCCAGGACCCGACCGCCCCGTCCAAGGTCGTCGAGCACAACCTCCAGGGCCCGTTCAGCGAGCAGCAGGCCGAGCAGCGCAAGGCCGCCCTGGACCAGGTCCTCGAAGGCAAGAAGAACGTCGAGCAGCGCGGCGCCTCCAAGGTCGTCAAGCTCGACGACAAGAAGTACGTCGAGCTCGGCCGCGAGAAGACCGACAAGATCTTCACGATCCTCGTCGAGTTCGGCGACCAGGTCGACAGCACCACCATGTTCGACCCGGACGGCCCCGGCCCCAAGCCTGCCGTTCCGAAGTACGGCGGCACCCCCGGCCCGATGCACAACACGATCGCCCAGCCGGACCGTGCCAACAACAACAGCACCGCCTGGCGCAAGGACTTCAACCGCGAGTACTTCCAGGACCTGTACTTCGCCACGGGTCAGGGCAAGGACTCGCTGAAGACCTACTTCGAGAAGACCTCCTCGGGCCGCTACTCGGTCGAGGGCGAGGTCACCGACTGGGTCAAGGTCCCGTACAACGAGGCCCGCTACGGCTCGAACTACTGCGGTTCGAGCAACTGCGCCAACGTGTGGGACACCGTCAAGGACGGCGTCACCGCGTGGGTCGACGCCCAGAAGAAGGCGGGCAAGTCCGACGCCGAGATCAAGGCGAAGCTGGCCCAGTACGACCTCTGGGACCGCTACGACTTCGACGGCGACGGCAACTTCAACGAGCCCGACGGCTACATCGACCACTTCCAGATCGTCCACGCGGGCGAGGACGAGTCGGCCGGCGGCGGCGTGCAGGGCACGACCGCGCTGTGGGCGCACCGCTGGTACGCGTACGGCACCGCGGCGGGCAAGACCGGTCCGGAGAACAACAAGGCCGGTGGCACCCAGATCGGCGACTCCGGCATCTGGGTCGGCGACTACACGATGCAGCCCGAGAACGGCGGCCTCGGCGTCTTCGCCCACGAGTACGGCCACGACCTGGGCCTGCCCGACCTCTACGACACCTCCGGTGGCGGCGAGAACTCGGTCGGCTTCTGGTCCCTGATGTCGGCCGGCTCCTGGCTCGGCACCGGCAAGGACTCCATAGGCGACCTCCCGGGCGACATGACCGCCTGGGACAAGCTCCAGCTGGGCTGGCTGAACTACGACAAGGCCAAGGCCGCGACGAAGTCCACCCACAAGCTGGGCGTTTCGGAGTACAACACCAAGGACAAGCAGGCGCTGGTCGTCGAGCTGCCGAAGAAGCAGGTCACGACCGACGTCGTCGCTCCCGCCGAGGGTTCCGCCCAGTGGTGGAGCAACATGGGTGACGACCTCAAGAACACCCTCACCCGGTCGGTCGACCTGACGGGCAAGAAGTCCGCCGCGCTGTCCCTCAAGGGCTGGTGGGACATCGAGGCCGACTACGACTACCTCTACACCGAGGTGTCCACGGACGGCGGCGCCACCTGGACCGCCCTCGCGGGTACCGCCGACGGCACGGCCCTCCCGGTCGACGCCTCCGGCAGCCCGTCGCTGACCGGCGCCTCGGAGTCCTGGAAGAACCTCAACTTCCCGCTGGACGCCTACGCGGGCAAGAAGGTCGACCTCCGCTTCCGCTACCAGACGGACGGCGGCGCGGGCGGCAAGGGCTTCACCGGTGACGCCATGACCATCACCGCGGACGGCGCCCCGCTGTTCACCGACGGCGCCGAGAACGGCGACAACGGCTGGACCGGCAAGGGCTTCTCCCGCATCGGCGCCGGCTTCACCAAGGAGTACGCCCAGTACTACCTGGCCGAGAACCGCCGTTACGTCTCGTACGACAAGACCCTCCAGGTCGGCCCGTACAACTTCGGCTTCGCCAACACCCGTCCGAACTGGGTCGAGCACTACGCCTACCAGGACGGCCTCCTGATCTGGCAGTGGGACACCTCGCAGAAGGACAACAACACCAGCGAGCACCCGGGCCAGGGTCTGATCCTCCCGATCGACGCCAACCCGAAGCCCATGAAGTGGGCGGACGGCACCCTGCTGCGCAACAAGATCCAGCCGTACGACGCCACCTTCAGCGCCTACAAGACGGACGCGATCACGCTGCACAAGAACGGCGAGGAGCTCTTCCTCAAGCCGAAGGCCGCCCAGCTGGTCTTCGACGACCGCAAGGGCAAGTACTGGTACGACGAGAACCCGACCGGCTCGGTGAAGGTCACTGACACCAACACCAAGATCAAGATCCTCAAGGAGACCTACGATGGTCTCGTCATGACGGTCGAGGTCGGACCCTCCAGCAAGTAA
- a CDS encoding isochorismatase family protein: MHRALIVVDVQNDFCEGGSLAVAGGADVAAAVTEYIGQATPAYRHVVATRDHHVDPGSHFARPPAEPDYETSWPVHCVAGTEGVGFHPNFAPAVASGAVAAVFDKGAYEAAYSGFEGADENGDTLAEWLRARHVVEVDVVGIATDHCVKATALDAARAGFATRVLLDLTAAVAPHTAERALEELRTAGVTLVGG, from the coding sequence ATGCACCGCGCACTGATCGTCGTCGACGTACAGAACGACTTCTGCGAAGGCGGCAGCCTCGCGGTCGCCGGCGGAGCCGACGTGGCCGCCGCCGTCACCGAGTACATCGGGCAGGCCACGCCCGCGTACCGGCACGTCGTGGCCACCCGGGACCACCACGTCGACCCCGGGTCGCACTTCGCCCGCCCCCCGGCCGAGCCGGACTACGAGACGAGCTGGCCCGTGCACTGCGTCGCGGGCACCGAGGGCGTGGGCTTCCACCCGAACTTCGCCCCCGCCGTCGCGTCGGGCGCCGTCGCCGCCGTGTTCGACAAGGGCGCGTACGAGGCCGCGTACAGCGGTTTCGAGGGTGCCGACGAGAACGGGGACACGCTCGCCGAGTGGCTGCGCGCGCGGCACGTCGTCGAGGTGGACGTGGTCGGCATCGCCACCGACCACTGCGTCAAGGCCACCGCCCTCGACGCCGCCCGCGCCGGCTTCGCCACCCGCGTCCTGCTGGACCTGACGGCCGCCGTCGCCCCGCACACCGCCGAAAGGGCGCTGGAGGAGCTCCGGACGGCCGGGGTGACCCTGGTCGGGGGCTGA
- a CDS encoding nicotinate phosphoribosyltransferase has protein sequence MNPADLGLPVDVPSTALFTDHYELTMLQAALANGTADRRSVFEVFTRRLPEGRRYGVVAGTGRVLDAVENFRFDSAVLEFLRERAVVDMRTLDWLASYRFSGDIWGYPEGEVYFPGSPILRVEGSFAECVLLETVILSILNHDSAIAAAASRMASAAGDRPLIEMGARRTHELAAVAASRAAYVGGFTSTSDLAAGFRYGIPTVGTSAHAFTLVHDSERDAFQAQVASLGRGTTLLVDTYDVAEAVRTAVEVAGTDLGAVRIDSGDLLLVAHRVRQQLDDLGATSTKIVVTSDLDEYAIASLAAAPVDAYGVGTQLVTGSGHPTCSMVYKLVARAVSADPKAALAPVAKRSTGGKTSIGGRKWAARRRDADGVAEAEVVGTGPVPSALADHQLLTQLVKGGEVVAREPLEAARDRHRAARAGLPLSATQLSRGEAVLPTEYV, from the coding sequence ATGAACCCTGCGGACCTGGGCCTGCCGGTGGACGTGCCGTCGACAGCGCTCTTCACGGACCATTACGAGCTCACGATGCTGCAGGCCGCCCTGGCGAACGGCACCGCCGACCGCCGCTCGGTCTTCGAGGTCTTCACCCGGCGGCTGCCCGAGGGACGGCGCTACGGCGTGGTCGCCGGCACCGGGCGGGTGCTCGACGCGGTGGAGAACTTCCGCTTCGACAGCGCCGTGCTGGAATTCCTGCGCGAGCGGGCCGTCGTCGACATGCGGACCCTGGACTGGCTGGCCTCGTACCGCTTCTCGGGCGACATCTGGGGCTACCCGGAGGGGGAGGTCTACTTCCCCGGGTCGCCGATCCTTCGCGTCGAGGGCAGCTTCGCCGAGTGCGTGCTGCTGGAGACGGTGATCCTTTCGATCCTCAACCACGACTCGGCGATCGCGGCGGCCGCCTCCCGGATGGCCTCGGCCGCCGGCGACCGGCCGCTGATCGAGATGGGCGCGCGGCGCACGCACGAGCTGGCGGCGGTGGCCGCTTCGCGGGCCGCGTACGTGGGCGGCTTCACCTCCACCTCGGACCTGGCGGCCGGCTTCCGGTACGGGATCCCGACGGTCGGGACGAGCGCGCACGCCTTCACCCTCGTGCACGACAGCGAGCGGGACGCCTTCCAGGCCCAGGTGGCCTCGCTGGGCCGGGGCACGACCCTGCTGGTGGACACGTACGACGTGGCGGAGGCGGTCCGTACGGCCGTCGAGGTGGCGGGCACCGACCTGGGCGCGGTCCGGATCGACTCCGGCGACCTGCTGCTCGTGGCGCACCGGGTGCGGCAGCAGCTGGACGACCTGGGGGCGACCTCGACGAAGATCGTGGTCACCTCGGACCTGGACGAGTACGCCATCGCCTCGCTGGCGGCGGCGCCCGTGGACGCGTACGGGGTGGGCACCCAGCTGGTGACGGGCAGCGGGCACCCGACGTGCTCGATGGTCTACAAGCTGGTCGCGCGGGCCGTCTCGGCGGACCCCAAGGCGGCGCTGGCGCCGGTGGCGAAGAGGTCCACGGGCGGGAAGACCTCCATCGGGGGCCGGAAGTGGGCCGCGCGGCGTCGCGACGCCGACGGGGTTGCCGAGGCGGAGGTCGTGGGGACCGGGCCGGTCCCCTCCGCCCTCGCCGACCACCAGCTCCTGACCCAGCTGGTCAAGGGCGGCGAGGTCGTGGCCCGCGAGCCGCTGGAGGCCGCCCGGGACCGCCACCGGGCGGCTCGCGCCGGGCTCCCGTTGTCCGCTACCCAGCTCTCCCGGGGCGAGGCAGTGCTCCCCACCGAGTACGTGTAG
- the clpS gene encoding ATP-dependent Clp protease adapter ClpS, translating into MGQVSVAPIEIERTESAEETYAVPEPDVPWVTLVHNDPVNLMSYVAYVFQAYFGYSKDVAHKLMLDVHHKGRAVVSSGTREEMERDVQAMHGYGLWATLSQDRN; encoded by the coding sequence ATGGGACAAGTGAGTGTTGCTCCCATTGAGATCGAACGCACCGAGTCGGCCGAAGAGACCTACGCGGTCCCCGAACCCGACGTCCCCTGGGTGACCCTGGTGCACAACGACCCGGTCAACCTCATGAGCTACGTGGCGTACGTGTTCCAGGCGTACTTCGGCTATTCCAAGGACGTGGCGCACAAGCTGATGCTCGACGTCCATCACAAGGGGCGGGCGGTCGTGTCCAGCGGCACCCGCGAGGAAATGGAGCGCGACGTGCAGGCCATGCACGGCTACGGCCTGTGGGCGACCCTCTCCCAGGACCGCAACTGA